A stretch of DNA from Nonomuraea sp. NBC_00507:
GACCAGGTGGCCGCAACGGGGCTTATCGTGCGCGAGGACGGAGTCGAACCGCCACAGCTCAAGGCGCCCGGTTTACAGCCGGAAGGGCTCGCCGCGTGCCCAGCTCGCGCAAGAGGGTGATCGGCCAGATTCGAACTGGCGCCGTCCAGAGTCACAGTCTGGTGTGCTCCCTTTACACCACGATCACCACGAACGTCGGCCTGACAGGACTCGAACCTGCGCCGCCCGGTTTGTAAGACCGGCGCTCTGACCATCTGAGCTACAGGCCGAAAGACGAAGCGGATAAGGGTGGCTGGCACGGGGAGATTCGAACTCCCATGACCTTCTTAACAGGAAGGCGTCCTGCCGTTGGACGACGTGCCACTAAAGAATCGAAAGAACCCAAACCGGCGTTGTCGCGGAGGCGGGAGTCGAACCCGCGTCACAGGGCTTATGAGGCCCGGCTGGAACCACCTCCAGTCCACTCCGCAATGGCAGCCCCTACGGGACTCGAACCCGTTCCCCAGAATTGAAAGTCCTGGAACCTAACCCATGGTCCAAGGGGCCAATGTTGTCGCTACGTAGCCCGTACCGGGATCGAACCGGTGCCACCTGGCTGAGAACCAGGCATCCTCCCATTAGACGAACGGGCCATGGTGCCGGGGCGCACGTCTGCCAACCGACAATCGCGCACCGGTCGTACCCCCAGCGGGACTCGAACCCGCACCTCGACGATTAAAAGTCGCCTGCTCTGCCTTGAGCTACAGGGGCGCGGAGGAAGAGGGGATCGAACCCACAAGGCGGCTCACGCCGCTCGCCCGCTTTCGAGGCGGGTGCCGTCGCCATCCGTCGGCGTGTTCCTCCAGGGCGGAAGGCGAGGGACTCGAACCCCCAGCACGGGCGAGCCGTGCTACGCCGCTTCCAACGGCGCTCCTCGTCCAGCCGGACGCCTTCCTTAAGTCCTCGGGGCTGGGATCGAACCAGCGCTCTCCGCCTTATCAGAGCGGTGCCTTCACCTGCTTGGCCACCCGAGGGAGCGGAGAGTGCGCGGATCGAACGCGCGCGGGTGTAACCCCGGCCACGCCTTAGCAGGGCGGCACCTTACCGACTCGGTCAACTCTCCTGGCGGTACGTGCCGACCCCGGGATTCGAACCCGGACTGCCCTCGTCCTGAGCGAGGTGCCTCCTGCCGTTGGGCCAGGTCGGCTTGGAGTGGGTGACGGGGCTCGAACCCGCCCTCACGGCATGGCAAGCCGTAGTGCCTCCATCAACACTTCACCCACAAAGAACCCGCAGGCCGGATCGTCGGGCGTGAAGGACGGGGCCGCGGCGACCATTCGCCGGACCGTACGGTCAGGGCGTACGGCCCGCGGGAGAGCCCCTGCCGGGAGTCGAACCCGGCGCCTCCGCCGTACCAGGGCGGCGTCTCCACCTCGGAGACCTCAAGGGCGTGAACAGGGGTCGGCGCACGCCAGGCGTGCGCGCGGGTAATCACGATGCCGCCGTGAACACGGCGGAACCTCCACTTCTTCGGCGAGCTCCGGGGCCAGGACTCGAACCTGGATAGGCGGGATCCAAAGTCCCGTTGCCGGGCCGACGGCGTCCCCGGACCGAGAGCCTCCGCCGGGAATCGAACCCGGGGCCTTCCGCTTACGAGGCGGGCGCTCTGACCTGCTGAGCTTCGGAGGCGGGTTGCCGTGCTGCCAGGGGTCCATCACCGAACTGCCGCGTCCCCGTGGAGGGGTACAGCGGGTTCACCTCTGGCAGGCTGGCCTGGGCTGCCGCTCGGCCAGCGGCCCCCGGCCGCGGCCCGGGTTTGGCGGGTGCCCCCGCCGGCCCCATTGCACGTACGTCCGGCGGGATTCGAACCCGCACCGTTCGGCTCCTTAGGCCGATGCCTCTGCCATTGGGCTACGGACGCTCAGCCGCCCCCCGGAATCGAACCGGACCTGCCCCCTTACAAGGGGGGCGTCGGCGCCAGCGCGCGGCGGCGAAGTGGACCCGGCGGGACTCGAACCCGCATCTCCGGCTCTATCCCTTGCCGCGCGCTGCCCGGAAGATCGTTGTACACCGACGATCCGGCGGCCACGGCCGATTGAGTTACGGGCCCTGGAGCTGCCAGAGCAGGATTCGAACCTGCACCATCCCGCTCCAGAGGCGGACGTCCTCCCAGTTAGACCATCTGGCATGGAGTAGGGGAAGCGGGAGTCGAACCCGCACGGGCCGAGGGCCCACCGGGACTTGAATCCGGCGCGGCTGCCTGTTTCGCCATTCCCCCGTACGCCGCCAGGGACTCGAACCCTGAACCCCCTGGTTAAGAGCCAGGTGCACTACCAGTTGTGCTAGCGACGCTTGGTCGGAACGGCAGGAATCGAACCTGCGCCCTCCGGTCCCCCAGACCGGCGCTCTCCCATTGAGCCACGTTCCGAATTCGCCCCGGCCGGGTTGTCGATCAGCCTGCCCAGCGGCTGCGCGCCCCACCATGGATGCCAATCTCGTCGATGAGTGGCGATGCCACATCGCCCGGAGGGGGCGTCGAGCCGTACCGGGGAATCGAACCCCGCTCGTTCCTGGTTGGAAGCCAGGTGCCATTCCACTAGGCGAGTACGGCATGAGGATGTCCGGTATTGTCGCGGAGGATTGGCAGGTGCACCTACTTGGTCTTCGGTGTCTCCTGCCCGTTGCCCGCCGGGTATGACTGCCGATTCGGCTGGGGAGGCCCCTGCACCGGCTGGGCTCGTGGCTCCCCAGGGACTTGAACCCCATCCCCCTGCTTTTCAGGCAGGTGTCCTACCGTATGGACCAAAGAGCCAGTCGGGATGGCCGGATTTGAACCGGCGGCCCCTGCGTCCCGAACGCAGTGCGCTACCAAGCTGCGCTACACCCCGTCGTTCATGGAGGGCTATCGGCGACGCAGGTAGCCGAGGCCACGGTTGAGCGCCTCGTGATGCTCCTGGCCGTACACTCCCTCGACGGCGGCGAGGACACGGCCCAGCGCCGTCTTGTACGCTGCGCGGGCGGCGGCCCCGCGGTCCGGCGGGCTATAGGCGGCGAACCGCGCATCCTCCCGCTCGACGTCCCGGACCAGGTCGGCAAGCAGCTTGTTGACATCCATGTGAGACTCCTGTGGGTTGGGATCGCTCCGCAGTACCCGCGACAGGACTCGAACCTGCATCCCCCACGTTCGTAGCGTGGTGCTCATCCATTGAGCTACACGGGCTTGCCCTGGCCGACCACGCGGGCGTCTCACCCCGCGACCGGACCCCCTAGCGCCGGATCGGCGCAGCCTAATCGGCCAGATTGCGCGCCCACAGCAGGACTCGAACCTGCGACCGCCTGATCCGGAATCAGGTGCCCTGTCCTCTGGGCCATGCGGGCGTGATGCGGTTCCTCCGATCCGGGGTGTCCGATCGTCAGGAGTCACCGCCAACCCGTGACGGGTCGCCGCGCCGAAGCCGACGACCGCGCGCCTGAGACGGGACTCGAACCCGCACCTGCCGGATCGACAATCCGGGGCAATGACCGTTTTGCTACTCAGGCTCTGATCTTCAGCTCACTTCTCGATGGGCGATCGAGTTGAGATTTATAGACATCTGCCCTGCCACTTCTCGCACCGGGACGAGGTACGGGCTGGAGCACTCGCCGTTGTGCTACCCGGGCAATTCGCGCCGAGAAGTGTCAGTACGAGTCACTATCGTTACGTTCGTGAAGCATTGTCCTCGCTGCGCCACCGAGAAGCCGTTTGAGGAGTTCTACAGGAACCGCACCACCCCGGACGGGCTGGCTTGGTATTGCAAGCTCTGCTATCGGGACCAGGCGAAAGAATCACGCCTGAAGAACCCTGACCGGCTCCGGCGACACGAGCGGAAGCGTGTGCTCCGCCGATACGGCCTCACCCTGGAGGATTACGATCGCCTGCTTGAAGCGCAGGGTGGTGCGTGCGCGGCATGTCGTCGCGTCACCGATCAGAACCTCCATGTCGATCACTGCCACACCACGGGCAAGGTGCGCGGCCTCCTGTGCGTTGGCTGCAACACCGCTCTCGGTCTCCTCGCCGAGGACTCCGAACGAATCCGGGGCCTGTTGGGATACCTCGAAGTAGCGATGGCAGGGCTCGAACCTGCGACTTTCTCGTTATGAGCGAGGCGCTCTAACCTGCTGAGCTACACCGCCAAGACTAGGCCCCGAGGGTTCATCCCTGGCGATTCTGTGTCGGGACGTCCGCGAGAGCGTCCCCGTGTGCGGATGGCGGGACTCGAACCCGCGTTGTCCTGCTCCCAAAGCAGGCGGGATTGCCGCTTCCCTACATCCACTGAGGCGTCTGGGATGCCGTTGACACACCCACCCCCTCCGTTAGGAGTGACCTAGCACAGGAGTCGGAATCCCCAGAACGCCATGCTGTGCTGTTGGGGGACCTTCACACAGAGCGCGCACGCTGGCGGGCGCCGCTTGGTCTGCTGCTGCCTATGCCGGATGACGGGCCGCCACCCGCACATCCGGCCGCGCCGAAGCGTCCCCGGTGGACCCAGCGGGACTCGAACCCGCCGCCTTCGCGCTGCCAGCGCGATGCTCTGCCCGATGAGCTACAGGCCCTAGGCGGGGACATAACCCTGGTCCCCTGCGGGAAAACGCCAGCGGGGCTGGAACCCGCATCACCCTCCGGTGCTGGTCGGACGAAGCCGTCTCGGAAGGGCACCATGCTGCGTTTTTGTGGACCCGGCCGGATTCGAACCGCGCAACCTTCTCCTTGCAAGGGAGTTGCTCTGCCGTTGGAGCTACAGGCCCGTGTGCCCCTGGGGCGCCGTGGGTGGCTGCGCCAGGGGCGTGCCCCCGGGTGGTGCCGGGGGCGAAAGGTTGATGTGCGGGTACTGAGCGGGCCGCCCGGCGGCGGGCGTGCTCAACCAGCACACACCTTTTCGTTGTCTTCCACTGTGGAGTTGTCAATGTGAGCGGACCCGTCCACTCGAAAGTGTGGGTGTCGCATGGGCGGCAGGAGTCGAACCCGCATTTGTTCGGTTTTGGAGACCGAGCGCCTATCCGCTGGCTCGCCCATATGTAGCTGTAAAAAGAAGGAAGCCGCCGGGGGTTTGCCCTGGCGGCTTCGTCGGGTTTCCCCTTGGGGGTTATCCGGAAGCCTGCCGGGGTGCGATGGCGTCGCCGAACAGCGCGCTGTGCCAGGGCTGACGGCACGGCTGCATCTGGGCGGCTTTGCTGATCACGGTGCTTCCTTTCTTCTGGAGGGGTCTCCAGATCCATCTATATAGTATTAGAGTACATCAATCTGTCGGCATGTCAACAGGGTTTTCCAATTTGCCGGGGCCTGTTCCATGGGTACCTGCCCCGCGGTGCAGGATTCCCTCTACTGTAGCTTTGGCACGCCGAGCGGTTCCACTCACTTATTTCGACGCCGACCTGTCGGATCTGGTTTCCCCCTAGGCGTTTCTTCGGCCAGATGGCGGAAGCATTTCCTCGACAGGCAGGGGCCGGCGTAAGGGGTTCGAAGTCGGGTGTCCGCGCGGCCGGCCGTATGCAGCCGAGCGGCAGGAGGCTGGCACCGTGTCAGTGGATCCAGCCCGTGCGGGGCAAACTCGTCGCAGGCAGAGCTGTGGGCGTTTCATCGCAATCAGTAGCCGTACCAGTGGACAGGCATAGCGCTGCACCTCACGGTGTACCACGGTCCGCCATCCGCTCCTGGCGCGCTCCCACTCTGTCGACAGTGGTCTGCTGATCAGCGTTAACGCCTCTCGCGTGTACCTTGTCGCAGCTCATCGGTCGCGGGGACGACGGTGGCCGTCTGCCAGTGGTGCGTGTTGTTCTAGGTCATGGGCGCGATCCTGGCCACCAGGCGTGCCGCCCGGTCAGGGGCCGATGTGGGTGAGCAGGGCGAGCAATTGGAGCATGCCGTAGGCAGCCGTCATGTCCTCGGCAGTGAACGTCACCGTGCGTCCGGTTCTCGCGATACCGGGAATGAGGGCGGCCAGATCGGCCGAGCGCGGCTGGTGCAGGTCGACCTCGATGCCGAGCTGGCGCGGAACCGCAACGGGCCGATGCTCGCCATGCCGCCGGATCGCCTGGCCGGCACTCTGCCGCAGGCGGTCGTTGGCCTCCTGCGGGTGCAGGCTGTCGGCCGCGTGCTGGCCGAGACCTCGTTTGACCGGCACGATGATGCCGCCTGGCACCAGTGCGCTGAACTCCTCGCACGCCGCGTCATCGCCGCTGGCCAGCACGACGGACGCGCCGCAGGAGCCCGCCAGCAGGGTGTTGATCCCGATCTCACCGTGGGACCGGCCGTTGATGCGCACGTCGAGGATCGCGTCGGCGATGGTGTGGGCGAGCACGCCGCTCGCGCCGGCGCGTGCGTGGTAGCCCACGAACATGACGACCTGGGCGCCGGCCTGCAGGCCCGCTAGCATGCCGAGTTCGCGGGGTTTGCCGCGGATCAGCCGGGCCCGCCGGTCAAGGTCTTCGGGCAGGATATTGCGGTAGGGACCGTGGGAGTCGGCCACCAGCACCTCGGCCGCGGGCTCAGTATCGATCACCCCCTCCACGACGGCGTTGGCCGCCGCCGTCATCAACCTCCGGCCGCGCTCGTAGTCGTAACGCTCCGGTGTGGTCTCTGCGGGATGCACGATGCCGGCGATGCCCTCCATGTCCACCGAGATCAGCACCTTGATGACCATCGTGATCCCCTCCGGAGCGTGTTTCTAGCGCGTCCGCAGGGCGATGCCGCGTCCGCCGAAGAACGTCTCGAACACATCGATGGGCAGACTGGCCCGGCGGGCGTTGGGGGTGTGGCCGGAGGGATTGTGCAGGCGGATCAAGCCTTGCTCGTGGCCGGTGATGAGGACCAGGTGGCCGCCGCGGCCGGGGGCGGGCAGGTCGGGGCGGCGGATCTCCCGGTGGACTGAGGCCATCACTAGGTGTCCGTCGGCGAGCAGGTCGGGGATCTCGGCGGCAGCCAGGTGTGGGTGCACGTCGGCGTGCATGCCGTGTTCGGCGCGTACGTAGTCGGCGAACGGGGCGTAGACCAGTCCCCTGATCTCACCACTGTCGTCTTCGATATAGCCGCCGTAGGCGCGGCAGCCGTGTAGGAGTTCCAGCAGGGGCGGGGTGTACCCGTCGCGGTGGTCGAGGACCATCTGCAGGCAGGCCATGCCGCAGGCGTGCCGGCACCAGCGACCGTACTCGGCTCGGGTGCGCGCCCCCGAGGCGTGCCATCGTGGATCATCAGCGGGATCGGCGCCATTGTAGACGATGGCGCCGATCCGCTCTGCGCTCATGTACTGGGTGAACAGGGCGACACCGTCATGCAGTGCCTGCTGGCTGCTGCCCCCGCCGGGCGTGCAGGCCAGGCACCCCACCATCTCCCCCAGCAGAGGCTGTGCGGTCGATCAGCGACCGGAACGTGGCCCAGGAGATGTTGCCCCCGGACAGGACCACGCCCATTGTGCCGGATGTGATCTCGATTCGCCCGCATATCGCTGCGGCGAGCGCACACGCGCCGCTGGGCTCGACGACGGCCTTCAGGTAGGTGAAACAGGCCGCCATTGCCTCGACGATCTCGGTGTCGCTGACGGTGACCACCTGGTCGAGAAGGGCCCGGTTGATGGCGAACGGCAGCGGCGCCGGCGTGCGGTGAGTGAGCCCGTCCGCGATCGTGGCCGGAGTCGGGATGCTCACGCGGCGGCCCTCACGCAGCGACAGCGCGGTGTCTGCCCCCTGCTCCGGCTCCACGCCAATCACGGCCACGTTCGGGCTGAGGGCCTTGGCCGCCACCGCACAGCCTGCCGCCAGGCCGCCCCCGCCGACCGGCACCACCAGCGTGCTCACCTGATCAGTCTCGGCGAGGATCTCGGCGGCGACGGTGCCGCCGCCCGCGATCACCTCCTCGGAGTTCGCGGACGGCACGATCGCCAACCCGCGCTCGCGCGCGATCTCGGCCACGATGGTGTCGCGATCCTCTCCGCCGCGGGCGTAGTGGTACACCTCGGCCCCGAGCTCCCGGGCGGCCTGCACCTTGGCCTGTGGTGCGTCGGCGGGAACCACCACGACCGCGTACGTGCCGACCAGACGCGCGGCCCAGGCGATCGCCTGGGCGTGGTTGCCGGAGGAGGCTGCGATGATTCCTCCGGCGCGTTCGTCCCTGGTGAGGCTGAGCACGTGGTTGAGCGCGCCGCGCACTTTGAACGAGCCGGTCCGCTGGAGGTTTTCGGCCTTGCACAGCACCGGGGCGCCGCACAGGGCGTCCAGCGCGTGCGAGGCCAGCAGTGGCGTGGCAGTGATGTACCCGGACAGGCGTGCGGCGGCGGTACGCACGTCGTCGATGCCGATCATGACGTTCTCCTGGTGCGGGCTCACGGCCGGTAGCCGTGTGGCGTGAGCGCGGTGGACAGGATGAAGGTGATCAGCGCGTCGTAGCCGATGCCGCCGGCCGCCGCCATGGTGGCCAGGTTGCCGGTGGCCGACAGGCCAGGCAGGGTGTTGGTCTCCAGCCACCACACCTGCGGGCCGTCGCCAGGCAGGCTGGCGTCAACGACGAAGTCGCTACGCGAGTAGCCCGAGCAGCCCAGCGCGCGGTGCGCGGCCTGGGCGTGCTCGCGCACCAGCGCTTCGGTGGCCGGTGGCAGGATGGCGGGGCAGTGGTTGGTGAAGGCGGCCGGGTCGTTCTTGGTGGTGTAGTCGTAGAAGTCGCCGCCCTTCGGCCGGGTCTCCAGTAGCGGCAGCACTCGTAGCTGCTCGCCGTCGTCGAGCACGGCGGCGGTGATGGAGTGGCCGGGCCAGAACCGCTCGGCGAACAGCGCCTGCCCGTCGGCGCGCAGTTCGGCCACCGCGGCGGCGACGTCGTTCTCGCTGCGGCTCAGGCGCATGTCGATGGAGCCGCCCTCCGACACTGGCTTGATGATGATCGGCAGCTCGATGGCGTCGGTCAGGTCCTTGGCGACCACCTCGGCGGAGGTCTCGCCGTCGATGAGGCGTCCGGGCAGGACGTCGACGCCGTGCGCGGCAACCATGGTCTTGGCGGCCGTCTTGTGCATCGCCAGCGCGCTGGCCAGCACGCCGGAGCCGGTGTAGGGCAGGCCGAGATGCTCCAGCAGGCCCTGGAGCTTGCCGTCCTCGGCGTACTGCCCGGCGATCGCCAGGAAGGCGACGTCGATCTCGGCGAGCGCCTCGATCAAGCCGGGCTCGGCGGTGTCGATGAGCACCGCGGACAGGCCTTGGCGCAGCAGGCTGGCGTGGACGGTGTTGCCGGACAGCAGGGAGCGGGCGCGTTCGCGGGACCGGCCGCCGGTCAGCACGCCGATCCGGCCGCGGCCGGGCAGTGCGAGCTCGTGGGTGCCGGTCGGCAAGGCGTTGTTGAGCGGGGTCACGAGGACCTCCACGGGGTTGGGGAACGACGGTCGCCTGCAGCAGACCCCGGCCCCGGCCGATGAGGTCACGGTGAGGCGGACTCATTCACCTTTCACGCAGGCGTTCACGCTCGGCTCAGGAGAAGATGGTGGGTGTGGCGGACACCCCCGAGCACGGCCAGATCGAGCACACCACTACCGAGCACAACCCGCAGGCCTTCGGCGAGGTCTTGACGTTCTGGCGCAAGCGCCGCGGCATGTCGAAGAAGGCGCTGGCCGAAGCGATGCGTTTCGACCCGTCCTACATCAGCCACATCGAATCCGGGCGGCACCAGGCCAGCGAGGACTTCGCCCGCCGCGCCGATGCCGTGCTGTCGGCCGGCGGCGAGATCTGGCGGGCATGGCAGGCCGGCCAGGCGAACAAGGGTGTGTTCGCCGCGTCGGCGTCGTCGGCCTCGGCGGTGGATGGCTTACTGGTCGAAGACGACCACGCCGAGCTGCGCTACGCCGATGGCCTCTACACCGCGACCATGCGCCGCCGGCTGCGCAACCTCGGCGCTGACCCTGCCACCCGCTACCTGGTGCGCATCAGCGTTGACCGCTACCCGGGCGAGCCCGCCCGCTCCAACGCCCACTACCGTCGCCACCCGCTCACGTGGGACGAACTGAACCTCCACGCCTACTGCGACGGCGAGCCGATGGACTTCCAGTCCAAGCACGATCGCGACAGCTTCAAGGAGCTGTGGCTGTGCTTCGCCAACGAGCGCGGCAAGTTCCCGCTGTATCCCGGTGAGCGCGCCACGATCACCTACGCCTACACCGTCCCCGACACCAAATGGGGCCAGTGGTTCCAGCGAGCGGTGCGGCTGCCCACTCGGCACCTCGGCGTGGCGCTGCGCTTCCCTGCCGAGCTGGAGCCGATGGTGTGGGGCACCGAGACCTCCACCACTGCCGAGGCTGTACCGCTGCACGACCCCATCACTCGCACCCAGCGCGAGGAGGAGGTGCTGTTCACCTGGGGCACCGCCGACCCGCCGATGGGTGCCCGCTACCGGCTGGAATGGCGCTTTCGCGCCCGAGCCGACGACAGTGCCGACGACAGTGCGGCGACCTTGCGGACCGGCAGCGACCGGATGAAGGCCGCCGGCATCGTCCAGGCCGGGCACCCCATCCTGGCCGCCATCGCGGCGAAGTTCGATCTACCTGTCGAGGCCGACCAAGCCCGTGAGGTGATCGACGCTCTGTTCGCCGCGCTGCAGCGGGTGCGCGAACAGCATGTCTTCGGCAAGGGCATGGGGCTGGCCGCGCCGCAGATCGGCATCGGACGGGCCGCCGCCATCGTCGTCCCGCCCGACCCCGACGCCGACGCCGTCGTGCTGCTCAACCCCCGCGTCACCGACGCCTGCGCTGAAACCGACGAGCAGTATGAGGGCTGCCTGTCCTTCTTCGACGTGCGCGGCCTGGTCCCTCGCTCGCTCACCCTGGAGGTCGAGCACACTACCCTGGACGGGCAGCGGAAGATCACCACGTTCCCGTACGGCGTGGCCCGGCTCGTCGCCCACGAGATCGACCACCTGGACGGACGCCTGTACACCAGCCGCATGCGCGACGGCGTCACCCCGATCCCGGTGGAGGAATATCGCGGCATCGGCCAGCCCTGGATCCCGCCAACGCGCGCGCCCCATCCTCAGGCCGGAGAGAATCGCGCGGCCCATGAGTAAAAGGCAACCGCCTGCGCTGGCAGGCCACCGCCGCGGCAGAGCTGCGCGAGCGCAACTCACCGAGGGATGGGCCGGCGGCCGGCGCGTGCGGGTACGCCAAGCCACCTTCACCGACCTGTCCGCCATCGCCGACCTCGTCCCGCTGGCCGGGGTACGGCTGGAGGACGCCCTGGCCGAAGCGGTCCGCGACGGCTTTAGCGGCGCT
This window harbors:
- a CDS encoding endonuclease VII domain-containing protein, with the translated sequence MLEAQGGACAACRRVTDQNLHVDHCHTTGKVRGLLCVGCNTALGLLAEDSERIRGLLGYLEVAMAGLEPATFSL
- a CDS encoding M55 family metallopeptidase produces the protein MVIKVLISVDMEGIAGIVHPAETTPERYDYERGRRLMTAAANAVVEGVIDTEPAAEVLVADSHGPYRNILPEDLDRRARLIRGKPRELGMLAGLQAGAQVVMFVGYHARAGASGVLAHTIADAILDVRINGRSHGEIGINTLLAGSCGASVVLASGDDAACEEFSALVPGGIIVPVKRGLGQHAADSLHPQEANDRLRQSAGQAIRRHGEHRPVAVPRQLGIEVDLHQPRSADLAALIPGIARTGRTVTFTAEDMTAAYGMLQLLALLTHIGP
- a CDS encoding peptidase; the protein is MVGCLACTPGGGSSQQALHDGVALFTQYMSAERIGAIVYNGADPADDPRWHASGARTRAEYGRWCRHACGMACLQMVLDHRDGYTPPLLELLHGCRAYGGYIEDDSGEIRGLVYAPFADYVRAEHGMHADVHPHLAAAEIPDLLADGHLVMASVHREIRRPDLPAPGRGGHLVLITGHEQGLIRLHNPSGHTPNARRASLPIDVFETFFGGRGIALRTR
- a CDS encoding threonine ammonia-lyase; its protein translation is MIGIDDVRTAAARLSGYITATPLLASHALDALCGAPVLCKAENLQRTGSFKVRGALNHVLSLTRDERAGGIIAASSGNHAQAIAWAARLVGTYAVVVVPADAPQAKVQAARELGAEVYHYARGGEDRDTIVAEIARERGLAIVPSANSEEVIAGGGTVAAEILAETDQVSTLVVPVGGGGLAAGCAVAAKALSPNVAVIGVEPEQGADTALSLREGRRVSIPTPATIADGLTHRTPAPLPFAINRALLDQVVTVSDTEIVEAMAACFTYLKAVVEPSGACALAAAICGRIEITSGTMGVVLSGGNISWATFRSLIDRTASAGGDGGVPGLHARRGQQPAGTA
- a CDS encoding D-alanine--D-alanine ligase family protein, with protein sequence MTPLNNALPTGTHELALPGRGRIGVLTGGRSRERARSLLSGNTVHASLLRQGLSAVLIDTAEPGLIEALAEIDVAFLAIAGQYAEDGKLQGLLEHLGLPYTGSGVLASALAMHKTAAKTMVAAHGVDVLPGRLIDGETSAEVVAKDLTDAIELPIIIKPVSEGGSIDMRLSRSENDVAAAVAELRADGQALFAERFWPGHSITAAVLDDGEQLRVLPLLETRPKGGDFYDYTTKNDPAAFTNHCPAILPPATEALVREHAQAAHRALGCSGYSRSDFVVDASLPGDGPQVWWLETNTLPGLSATGNLATMAAAGGIGYDALITFILSTALTPHGYRP
- a CDS encoding peptide deformylase, producing the protein MEHTTTEHNPQAFGEVLTFWRKRRGMSKKALAEAMRFDPSYISHIESGRHQASEDFARRADAVLSAGGEIWRAWQAGQANKGVFAASASSASAVDGLLVEDDHAELRYADGLYTATMRRRLRNLGADPATRYLVRISVDRYPGEPARSNAHYRRHPLTWDELNLHAYCDGEPMDFQSKHDRDSFKELWLCFANERGKFPLYPGERATITYAYTVPDTKWGQWFQRAVRLPTRHLGVALRFPAELEPMVWGTETSTTAEAVPLHDPITRTQREEEVLFTWGTADPPMGARYRLEWRFRARADDSADDSAATLRTGSDRMKAAGIVQAGHPILAAIAAKFDLPVEADQAREVIDALFAALQRVREQHVFGKGMGLAAPQIGIGRAAAIVVPPDPDADAVVLLNPRVTDACAETDEQYEGCLSFFDVRGLVPRSLTLEVEHTTLDGQRKITTFPYGVARLVAHEIDHLDGRLYTSRMRDGVTPIPVEEYRGIGQPWIPPTRAPHPQAGENRAAHE